A single Pedobacter sp. PACM 27299 DNA region contains:
- a CDS encoding 1-aminocyclopropane-1-carboxylate deaminase/D-cysteine desulfhydrase, whose protein sequence is MFTDIHSPVQQLKHPILQQLWIKRDDLIDPYISGNKWRKLKYLLSKAKKENKHHLVTFGGAYSNHLLATAAAASRAGLKSTAFVRGETVKNEMLMLCQLFGMTLLFVDRTSYKNKTSLFEQHFGDDPNAFFIDEGGAGMEALTGCAEIIAELPEATDHIFCAAGTGTTAAGLLKGIHERGLKTILHVVPALKGGEFIADEIFKYLGHTHQLILHTDYHFGGYAKTKPELIDFIKSFVSSQGVLIDPVYTAKMMYAIDDLSKRNYFKKEEKIIAIHTGGLMGILGMKDKF, encoded by the coding sequence ATGTTTACAGATATCCATAGCCCAGTTCAGCAATTAAAACATCCCATCCTTCAGCAACTCTGGATTAAAAGAGATGATTTGATTGACCCCTATATTTCAGGGAATAAATGGCGTAAACTAAAGTATTTATTATCGAAAGCCAAAAAAGAAAATAAGCACCACCTCGTCACTTTTGGCGGTGCTTATTCCAATCATCTGCTTGCAACAGCCGCTGCTGCATCCAGAGCAGGGCTAAAATCTACAGCCTTTGTCCGCGGAGAAACCGTAAAAAACGAAATGTTAATGTTATGCCAGCTTTTTGGGATGACCCTCCTATTTGTGGACAGAACCAGTTATAAAAACAAAACTTCCTTATTTGAACAACATTTTGGCGATGATCCCAATGCCTTTTTCATTGATGAAGGAGGGGCAGGTATGGAGGCCCTGACTGGCTGTGCGGAGATTATAGCAGAACTTCCTGAAGCTACCGACCATATCTTCTGTGCTGCCGGAACTGGAACTACCGCAGCAGGTTTGCTGAAAGGAATTCATGAGCGAGGTTTAAAAACAATATTGCATGTAGTACCAGCATTGAAAGGAGGAGAATTTATTGCAGATGAGATTTTTAAATACCTCGGACACACCCATCAGTTGATCTTACATACAGACTATCATTTTGGAGGCTATGCCAAAACTAAACCTGAGCTGATCGATTTCATAAAAAGCTTTGTGAGCAGTCAGGGGGTACTCATTGATCCGGTCTACACCGCTAAAATGATGTATGCCATTGATGACCTTTCCAAAAGGAATTACTTTAAAAAAGAAGAGAAAATCATCGCCATTCATACGGGTGGCCTGATGGGCATCCTGGGTATGAAAGACAAATTCTAA
- a CDS encoding ABC transporter permease, producing the protein MNIEYFIARRIAIKSERTFSKLIVRIAIAGVMLSLAVMMLSVAIIKGFKTEIQEKVRGYIGDVRIFKFDLNNSFEQTPFVPEAETLQHLKANPNVAYYQAYATKPAIISVNDEVEGINFKGVDKDFNWNYIKSHLVTGRVVNFADSAQAMKEIMISQFTANRLKLKTGDDFIMYFVQDPPRNRKFKIVGIYAVGVEEIDKGFVLGDINVIRRLNNWSPNEIGGLEIRIKDFSKLKEVSTGIYENLEVNLRSESVAEFFPAIFTWLSLLDVNTRVLLILMMIVGVINMITALLIMILERTNMIGMLKAFGMTDYSVIKIFLYNAVYLVGIGLFLGNILGLGLGFIQKYTHLFKLDQGSYYLSYVPVELHFVDVLVLNIGIVVICFVVLIIPSLLVSKISPLKAIRFK; encoded by the coding sequence TTGAACATAGAATATTTCATAGCGAGGCGTATAGCCATCAAATCTGAGCGTACTTTTTCGAAGCTGATCGTGCGCATTGCGATTGCAGGCGTAATGCTCAGTTTAGCTGTCATGATGCTTTCTGTAGCCATTATTAAAGGGTTTAAAACGGAAATTCAAGAGAAGGTGAGGGGATACATCGGTGATGTGCGCATTTTCAAATTTGATCTGAATAATTCCTTTGAGCAGACACCATTTGTTCCAGAAGCGGAAACACTTCAGCATTTAAAGGCAAATCCAAATGTGGCCTACTATCAGGCTTATGCGACAAAACCGGCCATCATCTCGGTAAATGATGAGGTGGAAGGAATCAATTTTAAGGGTGTCGATAAAGATTTCAACTGGAATTATATCAAAAGTCATTTGGTAACCGGAAGGGTAGTTAATTTTGCGGATAGTGCGCAGGCGATGAAAGAGATTATGATTTCTCAGTTTACGGCAAACCGACTGAAACTTAAAACCGGTGATGATTTTATTATGTATTTTGTACAGGATCCTCCAAGAAACCGGAAGTTTAAAATTGTAGGAATTTATGCCGTTGGTGTAGAGGAAATTGATAAAGGTTTTGTGCTCGGGGATATCAATGTGATTCGTCGACTGAACAACTGGAGTCCTAACGAGATTGGCGGACTGGAGATCAGAATTAAAGATTTTTCTAAATTAAAAGAAGTTTCTACGGGAATATATGAGAACCTGGAGGTCAACCTCAGGTCAGAATCTGTAGCTGAATTTTTTCCAGCCATTTTTACCTGGCTGTCTTTATTGGATGTCAACACCAGGGTGCTGCTCATCCTGATGATGATAGTAGGGGTGATCAATATGATTACCGCGCTGTTGATCATGATTCTGGAACGTACCAATATGATAGGTATGCTGAAAGCTTTTGGAATGACAGATTATAGTGTGATCAAAATTTTCCTTTACAATGCGGTATATCTTGTTGGTATAGGCTTGTTTTTGGGGAATATTCTTGGGTTAGGACTGGGCTTTATCCAAAAATACACCCATCTGTTTAAATTGGATCAGGGTTCTTATTATTTATCGTACGTGCCTGTAGAACTCCATTTTGTAGATGTATTGGTTTTAAATATTGGAATCGTAGTGATCTGTTTTGTGGTATTGATTATTCCTTCCTTATTGGTCAGCAAAATATCTCCGTTAAAAGCAATTCGGTTTAAATAA
- a CDS encoding aminotransferase class IV: MQQEYILHNGEFVAANQPVIGLENRAFRYGDGLFESMRMNNGKLKFAELHADRLKAGMKALKMDGADLMDEYFLKQKTVELCKRNKLKDNVRFRLSVYRAGAGLYTPDSNKSGYVLEATALPQSTYELNKKGLIVDVYDEITKPVNKLSNYKTTNSLLFVMAGLYKKQYNLDEAFILNQQGFLCESISSNIFVVYDKQIYTPALSEGCIAGVMRSVVMGMAKSNNIPLTEAQINPEVLKEAEEVFITNATGGIRWVMGYGRKRYFNEISKHLSARLNEM, from the coding sequence ATGCAGCAAGAATATATTTTACATAATGGCGAGTTCGTAGCGGCAAACCAGCCTGTGATTGGGCTGGAAAACCGGGCATTTAGATATGGTGATGGCCTGTTTGAATCTATGCGCATGAACAATGGGAAGCTTAAATTTGCAGAGCTGCATGCTGATCGCTTAAAAGCGGGTATGAAAGCTTTAAAGATGGACGGGGCGGACCTGATGGATGAATATTTTTTGAAACAGAAAACCGTGGAACTCTGTAAAAGGAATAAACTGAAGGATAATGTACGTTTTCGATTGTCAGTTTACAGAGCTGGTGCTGGTTTATACACGCCAGATAGCAATAAATCCGGTTATGTGCTGGAAGCTACTGCGCTTCCTCAAAGTACCTATGAACTCAATAAAAAAGGATTAATTGTGGATGTTTATGATGAAATCACGAAGCCTGTAAATAAACTTTCTAACTATAAAACCACCAATTCCCTGTTATTTGTGATGGCTGGTTTGTATAAGAAACAATATAACCTGGATGAGGCTTTCATTTTAAACCAACAAGGTTTTCTTTGTGAAAGCATCAGCTCCAATATTTTTGTAGTGTATGACAAGCAGATTTATACCCCTGCATTGTCGGAAGGCTGTATTGCCGGCGTGATGCGCAGTGTAGTCATGGGTATGGCTAAAAGCAACAATATCCCATTAACCGAGGCTCAGATCAATCCGGAAGTGCTGAAGGAAGCCGAAGAGGTCTTCATCACCAATGCAACAGGAGGGATCAGATGGGTAATGGGATATGGCAGGAAACGTTATTTTAATGAAATCTCCAAGCACCTGAGTGCGCGTTTAAATGAAATGTAA
- a CDS encoding exo-beta-N-acetylmuramidase NamZ family protein produces MKISRSSLLLLTGLSLHLSACAAGHGSTPIAVKATEKKALENPRNKNKVQDKEIRTGAEQTEQYLPYLKGKRVGMVVNPTSIIGKETSVDSLLKLGVNIVKIFGPEHGFRGNASAGIHINDAIDSKTGIPAVSLYGKHLTPTREELADVDVMVFDIQDVGVRFYTYINTLQHVMEACAAQNKEVLILDRPNPNGFYIDGPILDPKLASGIGLQPIPIVHGLTVGEYAQMLNGEGWLKNKLKCKIKIIKVANYNHDLPYELPVKPSPNLNTAQSILLYPTTCLFEGTYLNHGRGTLFPFTILGAPALKGKYSFSFTPKSIKGMAETPLHVNKVCYGLDLRNYDTEKIRQDKVLNLNWLIELYQAYPNKADFFNYKLSNQMNNFDKLAGDSSMRLQIIAGKSEKEIRDSWEPGLTRYKTMRKKYLLYP; encoded by the coding sequence ATGAAAATATCCCGTTCCTCTTTACTTTTACTTACAGGTCTTAGCCTGCATTTATCCGCCTGTGCAGCAGGCCATGGTAGTACTCCTATTGCTGTTAAAGCAACAGAAAAGAAAGCTTTGGAAAACCCGCGGAATAAAAACAAAGTTCAAGATAAGGAGATTCGCACCGGAGCTGAGCAAACAGAGCAATACCTGCCTTACCTGAAGGGTAAACGTGTAGGCATGGTGGTCAATCCAACCTCTATTATTGGTAAAGAAACCAGTGTAGACAGTCTACTGAAATTAGGTGTAAACATTGTAAAGATATTCGGACCGGAACACGGTTTTAGAGGAAATGCCAGTGCTGGCATCCATATAAATGACGCTATAGATAGCAAAACCGGCATTCCAGCAGTTTCTCTATATGGCAAACACCTTACACCTACTAGAGAAGAACTGGCAGATGTAGACGTCATGGTTTTTGACATTCAGGATGTAGGCGTCCGTTTTTATACTTACATAAATACACTGCAGCACGTGATGGAAGCCTGTGCCGCACAAAATAAAGAAGTATTGATCCTGGATCGTCCAAATCCCAATGGCTTCTACATTGATGGCCCCATCCTTGATCCGAAACTGGCCTCAGGAATCGGCTTACAACCCATTCCAATTGTCCATGGATTAACCGTTGGCGAATATGCGCAGATGCTGAACGGAGAAGGTTGGTTAAAGAACAAGCTGAAATGTAAAATCAAAATTATTAAGGTGGCCAATTACAACCATGACCTCCCTTATGAACTGCCGGTAAAACCATCACCAAACCTAAATACGGCACAGTCCATTTTACTATATCCTACCACTTGCCTGTTTGAAGGCACCTATTTAAACCATGGCCGTGGCACTTTATTTCCTTTTACCATCCTTGGCGCTCCGGCATTAAAAGGTAAATACAGCTTTAGTTTCACCCCAAAAAGCATCAAAGGAATGGCCGAAACACCATTACATGTCAATAAAGTATGCTATGGACTGGACCTCAGAAACTACGATACGGAAAAAATCCGCCAGGATAAAGTCTTAAACTTAAATTGGCTGATCGAACTCTATCAAGCTTATCCGAATAAAGCTGATTTCTTCAACTACAAGCTGAGCAATCAAATGAATAATTTTGACAAACTGGCTGGTGATAGCAGTATGAGGTTACAAATCATTGCCGGAAAATCCGAAAAGGAAATCCGGGACAGCTGGGAACCTGGCTTAACGCGCTATAAAACAATGCGTAAGAAGTATTTGTTATATCCTTAA
- a CDS encoding DNA topoisomerase IB, with protein sequence MVETLEELKSSGLVYVTDAKPGIYRKGKPGNFHYVDKEGKRITALPDLERIQQLVLPPAWTSVWISPRKTGYLQATGIDQAGRKQYRYHAEWTSRRSDRKYFRLLDFGKALPAARKKISRDLKRKELDERKVLAICVQLMQKTLIRVGNAAYQQLYGSYGLSTLKNKHVKINGNRLMLSFIGKKGVQQELTLTDKTLARMVQKCKEIPGQDLFQYYTAGKERQAIDSGKVNNYIKEITGDDFTAKDFRTWGGTLEAMRQLAICCADDLASEKPKKKIILEVLDCVAAKLGNTRAVCKSAYVYPLLLEAFENEQLGKYLKKIKTVPFDTAEGLELQEKVLMQFLKAMKKKQALN encoded by the coding sequence ATGGTAGAGACTCTGGAAGAACTAAAATCAAGCGGTTTGGTATACGTAACAGACGCTAAACCTGGGATATACAGGAAAGGAAAACCCGGTAATTTTCATTATGTAGATAAAGAGGGAAAGCGGATTACGGCCTTGCCGGACCTGGAAAGGATTCAGCAATTGGTGCTACCTCCGGCATGGACATCTGTTTGGATCTCTCCACGTAAGACTGGGTATTTACAAGCTACAGGAATAGACCAGGCAGGTAGGAAGCAGTATCGTTACCATGCTGAATGGACTTCCAGGCGATCAGATCGCAAGTATTTTAGGTTGTTGGATTTTGGAAAAGCACTGCCCGCTGCCCGGAAAAAGATCAGCAGGGATTTGAAACGCAAGGAACTTGACGAAAGAAAGGTGCTGGCGATTTGTGTGCAGCTGATGCAAAAAACGCTGATCCGTGTGGGAAATGCCGCTTATCAGCAGCTATATGGCAGTTATGGCCTCAGTACTTTGAAGAATAAACATGTAAAGATCAATGGAAATCGATTGATGCTGAGTTTTATCGGTAAAAAAGGAGTGCAGCAGGAATTGACTTTGACGGATAAAACACTGGCCAGGATGGTGCAGAAATGCAAGGAAATCCCTGGCCAGGATTTGTTCCAATATTATACAGCAGGGAAAGAGCGGCAGGCGATCGATTCTGGGAAGGTAAATAATTACATCAAAGAAATCACCGGAGATGATTTTACGGCTAAGGATTTTCGAACTTGGGGAGGTACATTGGAGGCAATGCGTCAGCTGGCGATTTGCTGTGCCGATGACCTGGCTTCAGAAAAGCCTAAAAAGAAAATTATTTTAGAAGTGCTGGATTGTGTGGCTGCGAAGCTCGGGAATACACGGGCAGTATGTAAAAGTGCTTACGTTTATCCGCTTTTACTGGAAGCTTTTGAAAATGAGCAACTCGGAAAATATTTGAAAAAGATAAAGACAGTTCCGTTTGACACCGCCGAGGGTTTGGAATTGCAGGAAAAGGTATTGATGCAGTTTCTGAAAGCGATGAAAAAGAAACAGGCCCTGAATTGA
- a CDS encoding DUF6266 family protein, with the protein MGRVTGGAFGTFIGKVGGVVGYVRLGNPWVRNAPKKSEKPRTAKQLVVSHRFKMARKLISHTREFVDVGYKSAALGTGKTAQNVASSCILQEAMAGVYPDFKLDYSKVLLSKGNLPMAIQPTVEYVQPNLIFEWSVDPALEYRFNRDQVMMLAYHPLRGKSFHVLSGNRRITGTDEMSLSNMPEWKKINPEDDFVETYIAFISDDRMAVSDSMYLGRIYLK; encoded by the coding sequence ATGGGACGTGTAACAGGAGGTGCCTTTGGTACTTTTATTGGAAAAGTTGGAGGGGTTGTCGGATACGTTAGGCTGGGGAATCCCTGGGTACGTAATGCACCTAAAAAATCTGAAAAACCCAGAACTGCGAAGCAGTTGGTGGTGAGTCACAGATTTAAAATGGCCAGGAAATTGATTTCCCATACCCGGGAGTTTGTCGATGTGGGCTATAAGAGCGCGGCTCTGGGAACAGGGAAAACCGCACAAAATGTAGCGAGTTCATGTATTCTTCAAGAGGCGATGGCTGGAGTCTATCCTGATTTTAAGCTGGATTACAGCAAAGTGCTGCTGAGCAAAGGAAATTTGCCCATGGCCATTCAACCAACAGTGGAATATGTACAGCCGAATCTGATTTTTGAATGGAGCGTAGATCCGGCACTGGAATATCGCTTCAACAGGGATCAGGTGATGATGCTGGCTTATCATCCACTACGGGGAAAAAGTTTTCATGTGTTAAGTGGAAACCGAAGAATTACCGGGACAGATGAAATGTCTTTATCGAACATGCCAGAATGGAAAAAAATCAATCCGGAGGATGATTTTGTAGAAACTTACATTGCATTCATCTCTGATGATCGGATGGCTGTTTCAGACAGCATGTACCTTGGTAGAATCTATTTGAAGTAA
- a CDS encoding RluA family pseudouridine synthase, translating into MENSSEVQELEEQDLYEHFNIVVDKGQSLLRVDKFLMGRMENASRNRIQNAIEAGNVLVNKATVKASYKVKPEDEISIVFPHPPRDTEVYPENIPLDIVYEDNDLLVVNKPAGMVVHPGFNNYTGTLVNALAYHFENLPQLPGNEGRPGLVHRIDKDTSGLLLISKNEITMTKLAKQFFDHSITRKYIALAWGDMEENGTVTGYIGRSLKNRIVMDVYDDEEKGKWSVTHYSVLERLGYVTLISCQLETGRTHQIRAHMQHIGHPLFNDANYGGDKIVKGTTFNKYKQFVQNCFNMIPRQALHAQTLGFIHPTTKEYMEFEAPLPADFDSVLNKWRNYIVEPS; encoded by the coding sequence ATGGAAAATAGCAGCGAGGTGCAGGAATTAGAAGAGCAGGATTTATACGAACATTTTAATATTGTTGTTGATAAAGGACAGTCTTTATTAAGGGTAGATAAGTTTTTAATGGGGCGTATGGAAAATGCTTCCCGTAACCGTATTCAGAACGCTATTGAGGCTGGAAATGTGTTAGTTAACAAAGCTACGGTTAAGGCGAGTTACAAGGTGAAACCGGAAGATGAGATTTCTATCGTGTTCCCTCATCCGCCAAGAGATACAGAAGTTTATCCGGAAAATATCCCATTAGATATTGTTTATGAAGATAATGATTTATTGGTGGTAAATAAACCTGCTGGAATGGTGGTACACCCAGGATTTAATAATTACACCGGAACATTGGTGAATGCGTTAGCCTACCATTTTGAAAATTTACCGCAGTTACCGGGGAATGAAGGAAGACCGGGCTTAGTACACCGTATTGATAAGGATACTTCCGGCCTGTTGCTGATCAGCAAAAACGAAATCACCATGACTAAATTGGCGAAACAATTTTTTGACCACAGCATCACACGTAAATATATCGCATTAGCATGGGGTGATATGGAGGAAAATGGTACCGTTACGGGATATATCGGGCGCAGCTTGAAGAATAGAATTGTAATGGATGTTTATGATGATGAAGAAAAAGGTAAGTGGTCTGTAACACATTATTCTGTTTTGGAACGTTTAGGTTATGTAACCTTAATTAGTTGTCAGCTGGAAACTGGCCGTACACACCAAATCAGAGCACACATGCAGCACATCGGACATCCTTTATTTAATGACGCCAATTATGGTGGTGATAAAATTGTTAAAGGAACAACTTTCAATAAATACAAACAGTTTGTACAGAATTGCTTTAATATGATTCCTCGTCAGGCTTTACATGCACAGACTTTAGGTTTCATACATCCTACAACTAAGGAATATATGGAATTTGAGGCGCCTCTGCCAGCTGATTTTGATTCGGTATTGAACAAATGGAGAAACTATATCGTGGAGCCTTCGTAA
- the fmt gene encoding methionyl-tRNA formyltransferase, whose amino-acid sequence MRLVFMGTPDFAVASLNALVEAGFNVVGVVTAADKPAGRGQKLQESAVKQYAVAKGLKVLQPLKLKDPEFIQELQALQADLQVVVAFRMLPEIVWNMPAKGTINLHASLLPQYRGAAPINHAIINGEKESGVTTFFLKHEIDTGDTIFSERVAIGENETAGELHDQLMNVGAGLLVKTVKAIEEGNYTEQPQIQSDSLKHAPKIFKEFCMINWDQPAKTVYNLIRGLSPYPTAFTKLGEKTLKVFKAELENETPDIAPGKFLSDGKTYLKFAAKDGYIKLTDLQYEGKKRMTVEEFLRGMRL is encoded by the coding sequence ATGAGATTAGTTTTTATGGGTACGCCCGATTTTGCAGTAGCTTCTTTAAATGCTTTAGTAGAAGCAGGATTTAACGTAGTAGGGGTAGTTACCGCCGCCGACAAACCTGCCGGAAGAGGCCAGAAACTTCAGGAAAGTGCCGTAAAACAATATGCTGTAGCCAAAGGATTAAAAGTATTACAACCTTTAAAGCTGAAAGACCCTGAATTTATTCAGGAATTACAAGCTTTACAAGCCGATTTACAAGTGGTAGTCGCTTTTCGTATGTTACCAGAAATCGTGTGGAATATGCCTGCAAAAGGAACGATTAACCTTCATGCCTCTTTGTTGCCGCAGTATCGTGGTGCTGCTCCAATCAATCATGCCATTATCAATGGAGAGAAAGAGAGTGGCGTGACTACCTTTTTCCTGAAACATGAAATCGACACAGGCGATACGATCTTCTCTGAGCGCGTTGCCATTGGCGAGAACGAAACTGCCGGAGAACTCCATGATCAGCTCATGAACGTAGGCGCAGGCTTGTTAGTAAAGACAGTAAAAGCGATTGAAGAAGGAAATTATACAGAACAACCGCAAATTCAAAGCGATTCGCTAAAACATGCACCGAAAATATTTAAAGAATTTTGCATGATCAACTGGGACCAGCCTGCAAAGACGGTTTACAATTTGATCCGCGGACTAAGTCCATATCCTACTGCATTTACCAAACTCGGTGAAAAAACATTGAAAGTATTCAAAGCGGAGTTGGAAAATGAAACACCAGATATTGCCCCAGGGAAATTCCTGTCAGATGGAAAAACGTATTTGAAATTTGCCGCCAAAGACGGCTATATTAAACTTACAGATCTTCAATATGAAGGGAAAAAGAGAATGACAGTAGAAGAATTTTTAAGGGGAATGCGTTTGTAA
- the ku gene encoding non-homologous end joining protein Ku, producing MRSIWKGAIGFGLVNIPVKLFSGVQSSTLDLDMLDERDHANIKFKRVNEKTQKEVPFEHIVKGYYLKDQYIVLNEHDFEEVKPEKTKVIEIENFVDLVDINPVYYETSYYTQPESQGKKAYALLLQALIKSKKAGVARFVLRNSEHLCVIHPMGGIIVITKIRFQEEIRDTKDLKPKEAPSINPKELSVGMALIKQYAAPFNIDSFKNDYSKELLKIIKAKAQGKRATVKKMKTKKASSDDLYEQLLESLKGA from the coding sequence ATGAGGTCTATCTGGAAAGGTGCTATAGGATTTGGTCTGGTAAATATCCCGGTAAAATTATTCTCAGGAGTACAAAGCAGTACCCTGGATTTAGATATGCTGGACGAAAGGGATCATGCCAATATCAAGTTTAAGAGAGTAAATGAGAAAACGCAGAAGGAAGTCCCTTTCGAGCATATTGTGAAAGGTTATTACCTGAAAGACCAATACATTGTTTTGAATGAGCATGATTTTGAAGAAGTGAAACCGGAAAAAACGAAGGTCATAGAAATTGAAAATTTCGTTGATCTGGTGGATATTAATCCTGTTTATTATGAAACTTCCTATTATACTCAACCTGAAAGTCAAGGGAAAAAGGCCTATGCTTTACTTTTACAGGCACTAATAAAGTCAAAGAAGGCAGGCGTTGCGCGTTTTGTGCTGCGCAACAGTGAGCATCTTTGTGTCATTCATCCTATGGGCGGAATTATTGTCATCACCAAGATCCGTTTTCAGGAAGAAATTAGGGATACAAAGGATTTAAAGCCAAAAGAAGCGCCCAGCATTAATCCAAAAGAGTTATCGGTAGGAATGGCCTTAATTAAGCAATATGCTGCGCCATTTAACATAGATAGCTTTAAAAATGACTACTCAAAAGAGTTATTAAAGATTATAAAAGCGAAAGCCCAGGGCAAGCGCGCGACTGTTAAAAAAATGAAAACTAAAAAAGCAAGTAGCGACGATTTATATGAGCAATTGCTGGAAAGTTTGAAAGGAGCATAG